One Chitinophaga parva DNA segment encodes these proteins:
- the thrS gene encoding threonine--tRNA ligase, with protein sequence MISITFPDGAVRQYEEGVSALDIAKSISEGLARKVLAAKINGEVWDATRPIKTDATLQLLTWDDLEGKSTFWHSSAHLLAEALEAVFPGTKFGIGPAIEKGFYYDIDLGDRQITEEDLRKVEVKMAELAKNNSVYQRKDVAKADAIAYFTEKNDPYKIDLLQNLQDGSITFYTQGNFTDLCRGPHIPNTGFIKAIKLTSIAGAYWRGDEKNKMLTRIYGVTFPNNKELEEHLFLLEEAKKRDHRKLGKELELFTFSEKVGLGLPLWLPKGAMLRERLQSFLQKAQIESGYLPVVTPHIGSKQLYVTSGHYEKYGKDSFQPIHTPEEGEEFLLKPMNCPHHCEIYKASPKSYKDLPVRFAEFGTVYRYEQHGELHGLTRVRGFTQDDAHLFCRPDQVKEEFMKVIDLVLYVFKSLNFTDYTAQISLRHQTDRSKYIGTDENWNLAEQAIITSAAEKGLKTVVEYDEAAFYGPKLDFMVKDALGRKWQLGTIQVDYNLPERFELEYIGADNQRHRPVMLHRAPFGSLERFIAVLIEHVGGKFPLWLTPTQVKILPISDKSQAYAEKVADLLKKSEIRAEIDDRNEKIGKKIRDTELAKVPYMLVLGEKEAAENVVAVRRQSKGDIGTMPLEQFISLIQEEVNSRIAAE encoded by the coding sequence ATGATCAGTATTACTTTTCCGGATGGAGCAGTACGTCAGTACGAAGAGGGCGTTTCTGCATTGGACATTGCCAAGTCGATAAGTGAAGGACTGGCACGCAAAGTATTGGCCGCTAAGATCAATGGTGAGGTGTGGGACGCAACCCGCCCCATCAAGACCGATGCTACGCTGCAGCTCCTGACGTGGGATGACCTGGAAGGTAAATCTACATTCTGGCACTCCTCCGCCCACTTGCTGGCAGAGGCCCTGGAGGCCGTTTTCCCCGGCACCAAGTTCGGTATAGGCCCCGCTATTGAAAAAGGGTTCTATTATGACATAGACCTGGGCGACCGCCAGATCACCGAAGAAGACCTGCGTAAGGTGGAGGTGAAGATGGCGGAACTGGCTAAGAACAACAGCGTGTACCAGCGCAAGGATGTGGCCAAAGCCGATGCGATCGCGTATTTCACAGAAAAAAATGATCCTTACAAGATAGACCTCCTGCAAAACCTGCAGGACGGTTCCATCACCTTTTATACCCAGGGCAACTTCACAGACCTGTGCCGTGGCCCGCACATTCCCAACACCGGCTTTATCAAGGCTATAAAGCTCACCAGCATTGCCGGCGCTTACTGGCGGGGCGATGAGAAGAACAAAATGCTCACCCGCATTTATGGGGTGACCTTCCCGAACAATAAGGAACTGGAAGAGCACCTGTTCCTGCTGGAAGAAGCCAAGAAGCGCGACCACCGCAAGCTGGGCAAGGAACTGGAACTGTTCACCTTCTCCGAAAAAGTAGGCCTGGGGCTGCCTTTGTGGCTGCCCAAGGGCGCCATGCTGCGGGAGCGCCTGCAGTCTTTCCTGCAGAAAGCCCAGATAGAAAGCGGTTACCTGCCCGTGGTAACGCCCCATATCGGCAGCAAGCAGCTGTACGTTACCTCCGGCCACTACGAGAAGTATGGCAAAGACAGCTTCCAGCCCATCCACACGCCGGAAGAAGGAGAGGAGTTCCTGCTGAAGCCCATGAACTGCCCGCACCACTGCGAGATCTATAAAGCATCTCCCAAGTCGTATAAAGACCTGCCGGTACGCTTCGCGGAATTTGGTACCGTGTACCGCTACGAGCAGCATGGGGAACTGCACGGCCTCACCCGCGTGCGTGGCTTTACCCAGGACGATGCCCACCTGTTCTGCCGCCCGGACCAGGTGAAGGAAGAGTTCATGAAGGTGATAGACCTGGTGCTCTATGTATTTAAAAGCCTGAACTTTACCGATTATACCGCACAGATCTCCCTGCGCCACCAGACAGACCGCTCCAAGTACATTGGTACAGACGAGAACTGGAACCTGGCAGAGCAGGCCATCATAACCTCTGCAGCAGAAAAAGGTTTGAAGACCGTGGTCGAATATGACGAAGCCGCGTTCTACGGCCCCAAGCTGGACTTCATGGTGAAAGACGCCCTGGGCCGCAAATGGCAGCTGGGAACCATCCAGGTGGATTACAACCTGCCCGAGCGTTTTGAACTGGAATACATCGGGGCAGACAACCAGCGTCATCGCCCGGTAATGCTGCACCGTGCACCCTTCGGCTCCCTGGAACGCTTCATTGCCGTGCTGATAGAGCACGTGGGCGGTAAGTTCCCGCTCTGGCTGACGCCTACCCAGGTGAAGATCCTTCCCATCTCTGACAAGAGCCAGGCCTATGCAGAAAAAGTGGCAGATTTGCTGAAAAAGTCGGAAATTCGCGCAGAGATTGACGACCGGAACGAAAAGATCGGTAAGAAGATCCGCGATACCGAGCTGGCCAAAGTGCCGTACATGCTGGTATTAGGCGAGAAAGAGGCCGCCGAGAACGTAGTAGCCGTACGCCGTCAGTCAAAAGGCGACATAGGCACTATGCCCTTGGAACAATTCATCTCCCTGATCCAGGAAGAAGTGAACAGCCGCATTGCCGCCGAATAA
- the infC gene encoding translation initiation factor IF-3 translates to MQQGPRPSFNRPPGGPNNNNFRGRNPNFRREQQQEHRTNRMIRVPEVRLVGENVEPGVYRTEEALRMAEDQQLDLVEISPNAAPPVCRIIDYNKFLYEKKKKEKEMKANAHKSEVKEIRFTPNTDDHDFDFKSKHAEKFLREGNKVKTYVQFKGRAIMFKERGELILLKFAERLADVGTLEGMPLMEGKRMIVIFAPKTAKKAGKAGKDKEAKEPKEPKEAKEPKASPAPEATTESKPE, encoded by the coding sequence ATGCAACAAGGACCAAGACCAAGTTTTAATCGCCCTCCTGGCGGTCCAAACAATAACAATTTCCGTGGCCGCAATCCCAATTTCCGCAGGGAACAGCAGCAGGAACACCGTACAAACCGCATGATCCGCGTTCCGGAAGTGCGCCTGGTAGGTGAAAATGTAGAACCGGGTGTTTACCGCACCGAAGAGGCCCTGAGAATGGCCGAAGACCAGCAGCTGGACCTGGTGGAAATTTCCCCCAACGCTGCGCCCCCCGTTTGCCGCATCATCGATTACAATAAATTCCTTTACGAAAAGAAGAAGAAGGAAAAGGAAATGAAGGCGAACGCGCATAAAAGCGAAGTGAAAGAAATTCGCTTTACGCCGAACACCGATGACCATGACTTCGACTTCAAATCCAAACACGCAGAGAAATTCCTCCGCGAGGGTAACAAGGTAAAGACGTACGTGCAGTTCAAAGGCCGCGCTATCATGTTCAAGGAACGTGGTGAGCTGATCCTCCTGAAATTTGCAGAACGCCTGGCCGATGTAGGCACGCTGGAAGGCATGCCCCTCATGGAAGGTAAGCGCATGATCGTGATCTTTGCCCCCAAAACCGCCAAGAAGGCCGGTAAAGCCGGCAAGGACAAAGAAGCCAAAGAGCCGAAGGAACCCAAGGAAGCTAAAGAACCAAAAGCTTCCCCCGCTCCCGAAGCCACCACAGAAAGCAAACCCGAATAG
- a CDS encoding cation diffusion facilitator family transporter produces MLRKELRIIMISLVVSFVLTAAKFMAYFLTHSVAILSDALESIINVVAGAFACYSIYLTGKPKDEDHPYGHGKVEFFSIGFEGAMIFIAGILILFKAFQHIFLDKQVEDVSNGLWIEAATTLANLWLALFLRAAGRRMASITISGNGQHIMTDVYSSGGLIAALLLMHFTGWQWVDPAVSFVLGIVILVNGYRLLRRSISGLMDETDMQLVDKLITVLNNHRRDAWIDVHNMRVQQYGNNYHVDCHVTLPYYLPLVDAHEEMKSLETLVNKELEGHGDMEYFIHGDPCIPSSCKICRLAECPVRSFPFQHAVTWTRENVLPNKKHGSEAPVL; encoded by the coding sequence TTGTTAAGAAAAGAGCTTCGTATCATCATGATCTCGCTGGTGGTAAGTTTTGTACTTACGGCAGCCAAATTCATGGCTTACTTTCTCACACATTCCGTAGCCATCCTTTCGGATGCGCTGGAATCCATCATCAACGTAGTGGCCGGAGCTTTTGCCTGTTACAGCATTTACCTTACCGGCAAGCCTAAAGACGAGGACCATCCTTACGGGCATGGCAAGGTGGAATTTTTTTCCATCGGTTTTGAAGGCGCCATGATCTTCATTGCCGGCATTCTTATTTTATTCAAAGCCTTCCAGCATATTTTCCTGGACAAGCAGGTAGAAGATGTGAGCAATGGGCTTTGGATAGAAGCCGCCACCACACTGGCTAATCTCTGGCTGGCCCTTTTTCTCCGGGCCGCCGGCCGGCGCATGGCCTCCATTACCATCAGTGGTAACGGGCAGCACATCATGACGGATGTATACAGCAGTGGGGGGCTCATTGCCGCATTGCTGCTCATGCATTTTACCGGCTGGCAATGGGTGGACCCCGCGGTATCTTTTGTGCTGGGCATCGTGATACTGGTGAACGGCTACAGGCTGCTGCGGCGCTCCATCTCCGGCCTGATGGACGAAACAGATATGCAACTGGTGGATAAGCTTATCACAGTGCTCAATAACCACCGCCGCGATGCCTGGATAGATGTGCACAACATGCGTGTGCAGCAGTATGGGAATAACTACCATGTGGACTGCCATGTAACCCTGCCTTACTACCTGCCCCTGGTAGATGCGCATGAAGAAATGAAAAGCCTGGAAACCCTTGTCAATAAAGAGCTGGAGGGCCACGGGGATATGGAATATTTCATTCACGGTGACCCCTGCATTCCATCCTCCTGCAAGATCTGCAGGCTGGCAGAATGCCCGGTACGCAGCTTCCCCTTTCAGCACGCGGTCACCTGGACCCGGGAGAACGTGCTGCCAAACAAAAAGCACGGAAGCGAGGCCCCCGTGCTTTAG
- a CDS encoding serine hydrolase domain-containing protein, with protein sequence MKRLKPILTLFTVSGLVFCTCCQNSAEGKKAVTAAPPPIADTTYTLHLSPEEKAAILERPRNRQLQQELDVFYNKQLLRTGFNGGILVAKKGVVLFEQYHGVENPVGKQPITDSSTFQMASVSKTFTAMGILWLMEHEKLKLEDSVQTYIPGFPYKGITIRMLLNHRSGLPNYLYFCGQMVKDNGQFLSNQDVIDLMIKNRPAVHRPPNRGFEYNNTNFMLLGTIIEKASGMKYADFLQQTFFDPIGMGMTFVYNPTAPKLPHQTTSMRGNRMEPDTYFDGVIGDKGIYSSVPDMLKWDQALYSGRLFKQETLDEAYKPYSHERPGIRNYGLGWHLMMHPDGSRIVYHNGWWHGNNLVFTRFVEDTTTIIILGNKYNTGIYHAVAPISEILGHADAAEDGEDATEGTPTTAPDAPITEADTAKNAILTPVPKIPRKKTSTVHHSTHRKPTAKKPVHRSTSTKKKTTAAKRKTTTTKKK encoded by the coding sequence ATGAAGCGATTGAAACCGATTCTTACTTTATTTACGGTGTCCGGCCTGGTGTTCTGCACCTGCTGTCAAAACAGTGCCGAAGGCAAAAAGGCGGTCACCGCAGCTCCTCCTCCCATAGCAGATACCACTTATACGCTCCACCTGAGCCCTGAAGAAAAGGCAGCCATCCTGGAGCGTCCCCGCAATAGACAATTACAGCAAGAACTAGACGTATTTTATAATAAACAACTGCTGCGCACCGGCTTCAACGGCGGCATCCTGGTGGCCAAGAAAGGCGTGGTGCTCTTTGAGCAATACCACGGTGTGGAAAACCCGGTGGGTAAGCAGCCCATTACAGACAGCTCTACCTTCCAGATGGCTTCTGTATCAAAGACGTTTACCGCCATGGGCATTCTCTGGCTAATGGAGCATGAAAAACTGAAACTGGAAGACAGCGTACAGACTTACATTCCCGGCTTCCCCTATAAAGGCATTACCATCCGCATGCTGCTCAACCACCGCAGCGGGCTGCCCAATTACCTCTACTTCTGCGGGCAAATGGTGAAAGACAACGGCCAGTTCCTGAGCAACCAGGACGTGATAGACCTGATGATAAAAAACCGCCCGGCGGTGCACCGCCCGCCCAACAGGGGCTTTGAGTATAACAACACTAACTTTATGCTGCTGGGCACCATCATTGAAAAAGCCAGCGGTATGAAGTATGCGGATTTCCTGCAGCAAACCTTCTTTGATCCCATTGGTATGGGCATGACGTTCGTGTACAATCCCACGGCGCCCAAGCTGCCCCACCAGACCACTTCCATGCGGGGCAACCGGATGGAGCCGGATACTTACTTTGATGGGGTGATAGGCGATAAAGGCATTTACAGCTCCGTACCGGACATGCTGAAATGGGACCAGGCCCTGTACTCCGGCCGCCTCTTTAAGCAGGAAACCCTGGACGAGGCCTACAAGCCTTACAGCCATGAGCGCCCCGGCATCCGCAACTATGGCCTGGGGTGGCACCTCATGATGCACCCCGATGGTTCCAGGATCGTGTACCACAACGGCTGGTGGCATGGCAACAACCTGGTGTTTACCCGCTTCGTGGAAGACACTACCACCATCATTATTTTAGGCAATAAGTACAATACCGGCATTTACCACGCAGTAGCGCCCATCAGCGAAATACTGGGCCACGCAGATGCCGCGGAAGATGGAGAAGATGCCACGGAGGGCACGCCCACCACGGCTCCGGATGCGCCCATCACGGAAGCTGATACTGCGAAAAACGCCATCCTTACCCCGGTACCCAAAATACCCAGGAAAAAGACCAGCACCGTGCATCACAGCACTCACCGGAAGCCCACAGCTAAAAAGCCTGTGCACCGCAGCACCAGCACCAAAAAGAAAACGACTGCTGCCAAAAGGAAAACGACCACTACCAAAAAGAAATAA
- the serA gene encoding phosphoglycerate dehydrogenase has product MDQQKLTSYPKEKINILLLENISEAAAQEFKSAGYENVRRLSGALSEEQLIQEIKDVHLLGIRSKTQITPKVLEAAKKLQAIGCFCIGTNQVNMNSAKAHGVAVFNAPYSNTRSVAELVIGLSIILIRRIIDKNNAAHNGVWMKEAKGSYELRGKTLGIIGYGNIGSQVSVLAEALGMKIIYFDTVTKLPLGNATQIRSLEEFLGKADIVSLHVPSTPQTTNMVTADVLAMMKPGAIFINYARGEVVDLDALKASLESGHLSGAAIDVFPVEPEKNGAAFSTPLQKLPNVILTPHIGGSTEEAQHNIGLDVSAKMLAYLETGNSFGSHSVPALSVPEVEHAHRILHIHENVPGVLSAINTALSSNKINILGQYLKTNEQIGYVVLDVDSNLSADALAFLKEVPHTIKTRVLY; this is encoded by the coding sequence ATGGATCAGCAAAAGCTTACAAGTTACCCGAAGGAAAAGATCAACATCCTGCTATTGGAAAACATCAGCGAGGCCGCAGCCCAGGAGTTTAAATCGGCCGGTTATGAGAATGTACGCAGGCTGTCGGGAGCTTTAAGCGAAGAGCAGCTCATCCAGGAGATCAAGGATGTACACCTGCTGGGCATCCGTTCCAAAACACAGATCACGCCCAAGGTACTGGAAGCCGCCAAGAAGCTCCAGGCCATCGGCTGTTTCTGCATTGGCACCAACCAGGTGAACATGAACTCCGCCAAAGCCCATGGGGTGGCGGTTTTCAACGCACCATACTCAAATACCCGCTCTGTAGCGGAACTGGTGATCGGGCTTTCTATCATACTCATCCGCCGCATTATTGATAAGAACAACGCCGCCCACAACGGTGTTTGGATGAAGGAAGCCAAGGGCAGCTATGAGTTGCGTGGCAAAACGCTGGGCATCATTGGTTATGGCAACATTGGCAGCCAGGTGAGCGTGCTGGCCGAAGCCCTGGGCATGAAGATCATTTACTTTGATACCGTGACCAAGCTGCCCCTGGGCAATGCTACCCAGATCCGCTCCCTGGAAGAGTTCCTGGGCAAGGCAGACATTGTATCCCTGCACGTGCCCAGCACGCCGCAGACCACGAATATGGTTACCGCCGACGTACTGGCCATGATGAAGCCCGGCGCCATTTTCATCAACTACGCCCGTGGCGAGGTGGTGGACCTGGACGCACTGAAGGCCTCCCTGGAAAGCGGCCACCTGAGTGGCGCTGCCATCGACGTATTTCCCGTAGAGCCCGAGAAGAACGGCGCAGCATTCTCCACACCCCTGCAAAAATTGCCCAACGTGATCCTTACGCCCCACATTGGCGGCAGCACCGAGGAAGCGCAACATAATATTGGCCTGGACGTGAGCGCCAAAATGCTGGCCTACCTGGAAACCGGCAACAGTTTTGGCTCCCACAGCGTGCCGGCCCTCAGTGTACCGGAGGTAGAGCATGCCCACCGCATCCTTCATATCCACGAGAACGTGCCCGGCGTACTATCTGCCATCAACACGGCCCTGTCTTCCAACAAGATCAACATCCTGGGTCAGTACCTGAAGACCAATGAACAGATAGGCTACGTGGTGCTGGATGTGGACAGCAACCTGAGTGCAGATGCACTGGCATTTTTGAAAGAGGTACCGCATACGATTAAGACGAGGGTGCTGTATTAA
- the tilS gene encoding tRNA lysidine(34) synthetase TilS: MLITQFRSYVQQENLFNPSQTVLLAVSGGADSVAMAYLFKAAGLRFGMAHCNFQLRGEESLRDAHFVEALSLQLDVPFFSIEFETLSYAERHKISIQVAARQLRYDWLEQVRAQEAYDYIATAHHLQDNVETLLMNLSKGTGIAGLHGILPRQGKLVRPLLFTDKASLLTYLDGRPFVEDSSNLTDKYTRNHFRQHVIPAIQEVFPQAVTNMGQSIRHFREAEQLYQQAIAWHRKKLLVQVGPHFQVSVLKLQKAVPLHTIAFELFAPFGCTPAQTTHVLQLLQAESGHFVDTPTHRILRNRAWLLILPHTATDNNIYVIDHAGTKAATADGTLHVSPATPYHGKLPTDAQNPLVACLDASQLKFPLLLRKWKTGDYFYPLGMTKKKKLSRFFIDQKLSLARKEQVWVVESNKRIVWIAGLRIDNRFKLTDSTRDMVELKWVAG; this comes from the coding sequence ATGCTCATCACTCAATTCCGATCATACGTCCAACAGGAAAACCTGTTCAACCCGTCGCAAACCGTGCTGCTGGCCGTAAGCGGCGGGGCCGATTCTGTGGCCATGGCCTACCTCTTCAAAGCGGCAGGCCTGCGCTTTGGCATGGCCCATTGCAACTTCCAATTGCGGGGAGAAGAGTCCCTCCGCGACGCCCATTTTGTGGAAGCGCTTTCCCTGCAACTGGATGTACCTTTTTTCTCCATTGAATTTGAAACCCTGTCTTACGCGGAACGACACAAAATATCCATACAGGTGGCGGCCCGCCAGCTGCGGTACGACTGGCTGGAACAAGTGCGCGCACAGGAAGCATACGACTACATTGCCACCGCCCACCACCTGCAGGATAATGTGGAAACCCTGCTCATGAACCTGAGCAAAGGCACGGGCATAGCGGGTTTGCACGGTATACTGCCCCGGCAGGGAAAGCTGGTGCGCCCCCTGCTTTTCACGGATAAAGCCTCCCTCCTCACCTACCTGGACGGGCGCCCGTTTGTAGAAGACAGCTCCAATCTAACGGATAAGTATACACGTAATCACTTCCGCCAGCATGTGATCCCCGCCATCCAGGAAGTGTTTCCGCAGGCGGTGACCAACATGGGCCAGAGCATCCGGCATTTCCGCGAGGCGGAGCAGCTGTACCAGCAGGCCATAGCATGGCACCGCAAAAAATTACTGGTGCAGGTGGGCCCTCATTTCCAGGTGTCCGTACTGAAACTGCAAAAAGCGGTACCGCTCCATACCATTGCATTTGAGCTGTTTGCCCCTTTTGGCTGCACGCCTGCGCAAACCACGCATGTGCTGCAACTGCTGCAGGCGGAATCCGGCCACTTTGTAGACACGCCCACACACCGCATCCTGCGTAACCGGGCCTGGCTCCTCATCCTGCCACACACCGCTACGGACAACAATATTTACGTAATAGACCATGCCGGTACCAAAGCGGCTACCGCCGATGGCACCCTGCATGTCAGCCCTGCAACACCTTACCATGGCAAGCTACCCACCGATGCCCAAAACCCACTGGTGGCCTGCCTGGACGCATCCCAACTGAAGTTTCCGCTGCTGCTCCGCAAATGGAAAACCGGTGATTATTTCTACCCCCTGGGCATGACCAAAAAGAAAAAACTCAGCCGCTTCTTCATTGACCAAAAACTTTCCCTGGCCCGTAAGGAACAGGTGTGGGTGGTGGAAAGCAACAAACGCATTGTATGGATAGCCGGCCTACGCATTGATAACCGTTTTAAGCTCACAGACAGTACACGGGATATGGTGGAGCTGAAGTGGGTGGCAGGTTAA
- a CDS encoding tetratricopeptide repeat protein, protein MQADRISQLKQMLETEPQDSFLQHALALEYIKHNDDTGARRLFESVLAHDPGYTGSYYHLGKLLERQGEKDAAQEVYEKGMAIAKEKQERHAYNELQSALEDLIY, encoded by the coding sequence ATGCAGGCAGACCGAATTTCCCAACTCAAACAAATGCTGGAGACCGAACCACAGGATAGCTTCCTGCAGCACGCACTGGCATTGGAGTATATTAAACACAACGATGACACCGGCGCCCGCCGTCTCTTTGAATCCGTGCTGGCCCACGATCCGGGCTACACCGGGTCTTATTACCACCTGGGAAAATTGCTGGAGCGCCAGGGAGAAAAGGACGCTGCGCAGGAAGTGTATGAAAAAGGCATGGCCATAGCGAAAGAAAAGCAGGAAAGGCACGCGTACAACGAATTGCAGTCGGCACTGGAGGATTTAATATATTGA
- a CDS encoding electron transfer flavoprotein subunit beta/FixA family protein: MKILVCISKTPDTTAKIAFTDNNTKFSEAGVQFIINPYDEWYALVRALEIKEATGATLHLVTVGGADTEPVIRKALALGGDEAFRINGDSQDSYYIAAQIAAHAEQQGYDIIFTGKETIDFNGSGIGGMVAEMLQLPYVSIAAKFDLDGTTATIRREIEGGEEEVQVSLPVVVSCQKGMAEARIPNMRGIMAARTKPLTVTEPVAAETLTSIVSFELPPAKAGVKLVPADNPAELVRLLHEEAKVI; encoded by the coding sequence ATGAAGATTTTAGTTTGTATCAGCAAAACTCCCGACACAACTGCAAAAATAGCGTTCACCGACAACAACACGAAATTCAGCGAGGCCGGCGTACAGTTCATCATTAACCCCTATGATGAATGGTATGCGCTGGTGCGTGCGCTGGAGATCAAAGAAGCCACTGGTGCCACCCTGCACCTGGTGACCGTGGGCGGTGCAGACACTGAGCCCGTGATCCGCAAGGCCCTGGCCCTGGGCGGAGATGAGGCGTTCCGCATTAACGGCGACAGCCAGGACAGCTATTACATTGCCGCGCAGATAGCTGCCCATGCGGAGCAGCAGGGCTACGATATTATTTTTACCGGCAAAGAAACGATCGACTTCAATGGATCGGGCATTGGCGGTATGGTAGCAGAAATGCTGCAGCTGCCCTACGTTTCCATTGCCGCAAAATTTGACCTGGACGGCACTACGGCCACCATCCGCCGGGAGATTGAAGGTGGGGAAGAAGAGGTGCAGGTGAGCCTGCCCGTGGTGGTAAGCTGCCAGAAAGGAATGGCGGAAGCCCGTATTCCCAACATGCGTGGCATCATGGCTGCCCGTACCAAGCCCCTCACGGTAACAGAGCCGGTAGCTGCAGAAACCCTGACCAGCATTGTCAGCTTCGAGCTGCCCCCCGCCAAGGCAGGTGTGAAGCTCGTTCCAGCAGACAACCCCGCTGAGCTGGTACGTTTGCTCCATGAAGAAGCGAAGGTGATTTAA
- a CDS encoding electron transfer flavoprotein subunit alpha/FixB family protein, translating to MSVLIFADQAEGVVKKSALEAVQYGAKVAQLLNTTASAIVLGAADDASLAALGNYGASKVLHATAAALKEVDAAVYTQVIAAAAAQEGADVLIFPFNFDGRAIAPMVAARLKAGLVTGAISLPDTSNGFVVKKNVFSGKAFASVNISAAKKVVAVMPNTFALEPTGNTAEVVPFATEIPAAKVKVLKREVITGEVPLSEATLVVSGGRGLKGPENWGLVEDLAKALGATTACSRPVADAGWRPHHEHVGQTGLTIRPNLYIAIGISGAIQHLAGVNGSKVIVVINKDPEAPFFKAADYGIVGDAFEVVPKITEAVKALK from the coding sequence ATGTCCGTTTTAATATTCGCAGACCAGGCAGAAGGCGTTGTAAAAAAGAGCGCGCTGGAAGCTGTTCAATATGGGGCTAAAGTTGCCCAGTTACTCAACACTACTGCTTCCGCCATTGTACTGGGAGCCGCGGACGACGCTTCCCTGGCCGCTTTGGGCAACTATGGCGCCAGCAAGGTGCTGCACGCCACAGCTGCTGCTTTGAAAGAAGTGGATGCCGCGGTGTACACCCAGGTGATAGCGGCAGCTGCTGCACAGGAAGGCGCAGACGTGCTGATATTCCCCTTCAACTTTGATGGCCGCGCCATCGCACCCATGGTAGCCGCCCGCCTGAAGGCCGGCCTGGTGACCGGGGCCATTTCCCTGCCCGATACCAGCAACGGTTTCGTAGTAAAAAAGAACGTCTTTTCCGGCAAGGCCTTTGCTAGCGTAAACATTAGCGCCGCAAAGAAAGTGGTGGCGGTAATGCCCAACACTTTTGCACTGGAGCCCACCGGCAACACGGCGGAGGTAGTACCCTTTGCTACGGAGATCCCCGCCGCCAAAGTAAAAGTGCTGAAGCGCGAGGTGATCACCGGTGAAGTGCCCCTTTCCGAAGCCACCCTGGTGGTGAGCGGTGGCCGCGGGTTGAAAGGGCCTGAAAACTGGGGGCTGGTAGAAGACCTGGCCAAGGCGCTGGGCGCCACTACCGCCTGTTCCCGCCCCGTGGCGGATGCCGGCTGGCGTCCCCACCATGAGCATGTGGGACAGACAGGGCTGACCATCCGCCCTAACCTGTACATTGCCATTGGCATTTCCGGCGCCATCCAGCATCTGGCCGGTGTGAACGGCAGTAAGGTGATCGTGGTGATCAACAAAGATCCGGAAGCGCCCTTCTTCAAAGCGGCAGACTACGGCATTGTAGGCGATGCTTTTGAAGTAGTACCCAAGATCACGGAAGCCGTGAAGGCCTTGAAATAA
- a CDS encoding bifunctional nuclease family protein encodes MRKIELEIVALSHSITQTHSYAVVLGEVNGLRRLPIVIGGFEAQAIAVALEKMQPSRPLTHDLMKNFMTAFSIELHEVVISNLQEGIFYSKLVCSSHDETIEIDSRTSDALALAVRFGCPIYTYENILNSAGILLDDTTGKKAGKPLSPTISEHEKGAEDNLHAMSLEDLNTLLGEVLEQEDYIRAITIRDEINSRKNAL; translated from the coding sequence ATGAGAAAAATAGAACTGGAAATTGTAGCCTTGTCTCACAGCATTACGCAAACACATTCGTATGCGGTGGTACTGGGCGAAGTGAATGGATTGCGCCGGTTACCCATTGTAATCGGTGGATTTGAAGCACAAGCGATTGCCGTGGCGTTGGAAAAAATGCAACCCAGCCGCCCGTTGACCCACGACCTGATGAAGAACTTCATGACGGCGTTCAGCATTGAACTGCATGAAGTAGTGATCAGCAACCTCCAGGAAGGCATCTTTTATTCCAAGCTGGTATGCAGCAGCCACGATGAAACCATTGAAATAGATTCCCGCACTTCCGATGCGCTGGCGCTGGCCGTCCGCTTCGGTTGTCCCATTTATACATACGAGAACATCCTTAACAGTGCCGGCATCCTGCTGGACGATACCACCGGGAAGAAGGCCGGCAAGCCTTTGTCGCCCACTATTTCGGAACATGAGAAGGGTGCAGAAGACAACCTGCATGCCATGAGCCTGGAAGACCTGAACACCTTGCTGGGCGAGGTACTGGAGCAGGAAGATTATATCCGGGCCATCACTATCCGTGATGAGATCAATAGCCGTAAGAACGCCCTGTAA